A section of the Arcobacter roscoffensis genome encodes:
- a CDS encoding peptidylprolyl isomerase: MSKASARHILVNSEKLAKKLKKEIISKDITFEKAAKKFSKCPSGKRGGSLGTFSKGEMVKEFDNVIFAKDAQINRIQGPIKTQFGFHLIEILAKY; this comes from the coding sequence TTGTCAAAAGCCAGTGCAAGACATATACTAGTAAACAGTGAAAAACTAGCAAAAAAACTAAAAAAAGAGATTATCTCAAAAGATATCACATTTGAAAAAGCTGCAAAAAAGTTTTCAAAATGTCCATCAGGAAAAAGAGGTGGAAGTTTAGGAACATTTTCAAAAGGAGAAATGGTAAAAGAGTTTGATAATGTGATTTTTGCAAAAGATGCACAAATAAACAGAATCCAAGGTCCTATAAAAACACAATTTGGATTTCATCTAATAGAGATTTTAGCTAAGTATTAA
- the sfsA gene encoding DNA/RNA nuclease SfsA — protein sequence MKFEKLYKGKLVKRYKRFLADVILENEEEVTAHVPNSGAMTSCIEDNCPVWVTYHDNPKRKLKYTLELTKMGENLICTNTGVANKIAIEAIKNKTIKELQGYDTLKPEQKYGQNSRIDILLSNENDEKKCYVEIKSVSLRLDNTLAFPDAVTTRGTKHLNELMDMVKEGHRAVMLYIIQRTDDLGFEIAKQIDPKYFEAFQIAKDKGVEILVYQSDISLDGINVAKKVEFKSL from the coding sequence ATGAAATTTGAAAAACTATATAAGGGTAAACTAGTAAAAAGATATAAAAGATTTTTAGCTGATGTTATTTTAGAAAACGAAGAAGAAGTAACTGCTCATGTACCAAATAGCGGTGCTATGACTTCATGTATTGAAGATAATTGTCCTGTTTGGGTCACTTATCATGACAATCCAAAAAGAAAATTAAAATACACATTAGAACTTACAAAAATGGGTGAAAACCTAATCTGTACAAATACAGGAGTTGCAAATAAAATAGCAATTGAAGCAATTAAAAATAAAACTATAAAAGAACTGCAAGGCTATGATACTTTAAAGCCAGAACAAAAATATGGTCAAAACAGCAGAATTGATATTTTACTTTCAAATGAAAATGATGAAAAAAAATGTTATGTAGAAATAAAAAGTGTAAGTCTAAGACTTGATAATACATTGGCATTTCCAGATGCTGTTACAACAAGAGGAACAAAACATCTAAATGAGTTAATGGATATGGTAAAAGAAGGACATAGAGCTGTTATGCTTTATATTATTCAAAGAACTGATGATTTAGGATTTGAGATTGCCAAACAAATTGATCCTAAGTATTTTGAAGCTTTCCAAATTGCCAAGGATAAAGGTGTTGAAATATTAGTTTATCAATCAGATATAAGTTTAGATGGAATAAATGTAGCAAAAAAAGTTGAGTTTAAAAGCCTATAA
- a CDS encoding YgaP family membrane protein — MNKFDKFRAFCRPFRVVIGLVLIAIGFFTGIAWFYLGVIPLIAGLADFCPLCMITKKCTPKNLN, encoded by the coding sequence ATGAATAAGTTTGATAAATTTAGAGCATTTTGTAGACCGTTTAGAGTTGTTATAGGATTAGTTCTTATTGCGATAGGTTTTTTTACAGGGATTGCTTGGTTTTATTTAGGAGTTATTCCACTTATTGCAGGACTTGCAGACTTCTGTCCTTTATGTATGATAACAAAAAAATGTACTCCAAAAAATTTAAATTAG
- a CDS encoding HDOD domain-containing protein gives MLNIAQRLEKLPILPDKVNILLDIKSSGNYDTKKLSQIIEYDPILSTRILQLANSKHFGFTNKIYSATQASSLFGLNFTVCVCVVELILNSLRFNLKPYGIQISEFTKLNDFLFKTLFSWISEDKASLKENLILPLFLKDIGKFFISDYLVKEGKSSNFNALIKQSNIYQIEDSFVGIKSNDLSAKILRKWEINDTFINIIESLDDVNTISESRILRVISTLGDFTKPFGKDNILKALELSENFGLDTNKLREIIDTLEKQYRS, from the coding sequence ATGTTAAATATAGCACAAAGACTTGAAAAACTACCCATATTACCTGATAAAGTAAATATACTTTTAGATATAAAAAGCAGTGGAAATTACGATACAAAAAAATTATCACAAATTATTGAATATGATCCAATTTTATCCACAAGAATACTTCAATTAGCAAATTCAAAACATTTTGGTTTTACAAATAAGATTTATAGTGCAACACAAGCTTCAAGTTTATTTGGTTTAAATTTTACTGTTTGTGTTTGTGTAGTTGAGTTAATATTAAATTCACTTAGGTTTAATTTAAAACCTTATGGAATACAAATAAGTGAGTTTACAAAATTAAATGATTTCTTATTTAAAACTCTTTTTTCTTGGATAAGTGAGGATAAAGCCTCTTTAAAAGAGAACTTGATATTACCGCTTTTTTTAAAAGATATTGGAAAGTTTTTTATATCTGATTACTTAGTAAAAGAAGGTAAAAGTTCAAACTTTAATGCTTTGATAAAACAAAGTAATATTTATCAAATAGAAGATAGTTTTGTAGGTATAAAATCAAATGATTTAAGTGCTAAGATATTAAGAAAATGGGAAATTAACGATACTTTTATTAATATAATTGAGTCTTTAGATGATGTAAATACTATAAGCGAGAGTAGAATTCTAAGGGTTATAAGTACTTTAGGTGATTTTACAAAACCTTTTGGAAAAGATAATATTTTAAAAGCATTAGAACTTAGTGAAAACTTTGGTTTAGATACAAATAAATTAAGAGAAATAATTGATACTTTAGAAAAACAATATAGGTCATAA
- a CDS encoding sensor histidine kinase, producing the protein MQKIYTNAYTNIISQQKQLSQVIYSGILEITELQDIILDYKNKTQEQKNHINNTILSKLKKRVNSLDKNFVKSIKLVSFKNDIFIATSKINKDSKLYSYVYKNKTPLHTYNIQNNSAGFSSIYPIFKDKKYLGLIEITFSEQFLTSSLMRDYSILSNIIIKEKYFDKGFLETNNVYQKAHNEGFLHNTKVLKELQRVANKSLKEIKPSKNTSRTIYSQAERKNINSMFLDSDDVIITTIPILNSISYDQLAFVAIISQGHEFRALNDYYKMIKFMVFILIALIVFVVYQQNLKRLILKENFNKIIQKDKQLLEQSKMAQMGEMIANIAHQWRQPLSTISTAASGVKLNHELEMIKKEDIPKSMDIIVSNCKYLSETIDTFQDFIKEKKVKNEELLQKRIDESLKIVSASLKNNHITLVNNIDYEKEVRLKIVGQELSQVLINILNNAKDAFVQNDIKSSRFVKINLLEDVKFVQIIIEDNAGGISEENLAKVFDPYFTTKHKFKGTGLGLYMCKTIIEKHFEGELSVENGKEGAVFKISLPKNLS; encoded by the coding sequence GTGCAAAAAATATATACAAATGCATATACTAATATTATTTCACAACAAAAACAACTATCACAAGTTATTTATTCAGGCATATTAGAAATAACAGAACTTCAAGACATTATTTTAGATTATAAAAACAAAACTCAAGAACAAAAAAATCATATCAATAACACAATTTTAAGTAAGTTAAAAAAAAGAGTAAATAGTTTAGATAAGAATTTTGTAAAAAGTATAAAGTTAGTTTCATTTAAAAATGATATTTTTATTGCTACAAGCAAAATAAATAAAGACTCAAAACTTTATTCTTATGTTTATAAGAATAAAACTCCACTTCATACATATAATATTCAAAATAATAGTGCAGGGTTTAGTTCAATTTACCCTATATTTAAAGATAAAAAATATTTAGGTTTAATTGAGATTACTTTTTCAGAACAATTTTTAACTTCTTCTTTAATGAGAGACTATAGTATCCTAAGTAATATAATCATAAAAGAAAAATATTTTGATAAAGGTTTTTTAGAAACAAATAATGTATATCAAAAAGCTCATAATGAAGGTTTTTTGCATAATACTAAGGTTTTAAAAGAGCTTCAAAGGGTAGCTAATAAAAGTCTAAAAGAAATAAAACCTTCAAAGAATACATCTAGAACTATTTATTCCCAAGCTGAAAGAAAAAACATAAACTCTATGTTTCTAGATAGTGACGATGTAATAATCACTACTATACCGATACTAAATAGTATAAGTTATGATCAGTTAGCATTTGTAGCAATTATTAGTCAAGGTCATGAGTTTAGAGCTTTAAATGATTACTATAAAATGATAAAATTTATGGTATTTATTTTAATTGCACTAATTGTTTTTGTAGTGTATCAGCAAAATCTAAAACGACTTATACTAAAAGAGAATTTTAATAAAATAATACAAAAAGATAAACAGCTCTTAGAACAGTCAAAGATGGCTCAAATGGGAGAAATGATTGCAAATATAGCCCATCAATGGAGACAACCTTTAAGTACCATATCAACAGCGGCAAGTGGTGTGAAACTAAATCATGAATTAGAAATGATTAAAAAAGAAGATATTCCAAAGAGTATGGATATTATTGTGTCTAATTGTAAATATTTATCAGAAACTATTGATACCTTTCAAGACTTTATAAAAGAAAAAAAAGTCAAAAATGAAGAGCTCCTTCAAAAAAGAATTGATGAAAGTCTAAAAATAGTTAGTGCATCTTTAAAAAACAATCATATCACACTTGTAAACAATATTGATTATGAAAAAGAAGTAAGGTTAAAAATTGTTGGACAAGAACTCTCACAAGTTTTAATAAATATATTGAATAATGCAAAAGATGCTTTTGTTCAAAATGATATAAAAAGTAGTAGATTTGTGAAAATAAATCTTTTAGAAGATGTAAAGTTTGTACAAATTATTATTGAAGATAATGCAGGTGGTATTAGTGAAGAGAATTTAGCAAAAGTTTTTGATCCATATTTTACTACAAAACACAAGTTTAAAGGTACAGGATTAGGGCTTTATATGTGTAAAACTATAATTGAAAAACATTTTGAGGGCGAACTTAGTGTAGAAAATGGTAAAGAGGGAGCTGTTTTTAAAATCTCTTTACCAAAAAATCTTAGTTAG
- a CDS encoding CNNM domain-containing protein — protein MLMLTYFLIAVGISFLCSILEAVLLSITQAHIEIVKNKNSTLGNLMQHQKDNIDLSIGAILTLNTFAHTLGAAGVGAEAVKLFGEEYMFYISAILTLLILVFSEIIPKTLGAYYWSSLSGICSRIIKVLVLITYPLLIIMNKMTNLLTPKEKRDKITKEEINAAANIAQENGIIKDKDSDIIENLLNLEDIKVKDIHTPRSVMVAFNEDVVIESFEDGEKNLDFSKLKEYSRIPVYSSNVDNIVGMFFSKEYFHEYVENNMKDKSKIIKPIFKVNENIPISKLLDLFLSRKEQLFLVVDNYGQTEGVVTLEDAIETLLGIEIVDEHDQNIDMRQVAKNRMKLVRNNILKKKTTN, from the coding sequence ATGTTGATGTTGACATATTTCCTAATAGCAGTAGGAATATCATTTTTATGTTCAATACTTGAAGCAGTATTACTATCAATAACACAAGCTCATATAGAAATCGTTAAAAATAAAAACTCTACACTTGGTAACTTAATGCAACACCAAAAAGATAATATTGATTTATCAATTGGTGCTATTTTAACTTTAAATACATTCGCACATACACTAGGTGCAGCAGGAGTAGGAGCAGAGGCTGTGAAACTGTTTGGGGAAGAGTATATGTTTTATATATCAGCTATTCTAACTCTACTTATTTTAGTATTTTCTGAAATTATCCCTAAAACACTGGGTGCTTATTATTGGAGTTCATTAAGTGGAATCTGTAGTAGAATAATAAAAGTATTAGTTTTAATAACTTACCCTCTTTTAATAATCATGAATAAAATGACAAATCTTCTAACTCCAAAAGAAAAAAGAGATAAAATTACAAAAGAAGAGATAAATGCAGCAGCAAATATCGCTCAAGAAAATGGAATTATAAAAGATAAAGATAGTGATATTATTGAAAATCTTCTTAATTTAGAAGATATAAAAGTAAAAGATATTCATACTCCAAGAAGTGTTATGGTTGCTTTTAATGAAGACGTAGTAATTGAAAGTTTTGAAGATGGTGAAAAAAACTTAGATTTCTCAAAATTAAAAGAATACTCAAGAATACCTGTATATTCTTCAAATGTAGATAATATCGTAGGTATGTTTTTCTCAAAAGAATACTTCCATGAGTATGTAGAAAACAATATGAAAGATAAAAGTAAAATCATCAAGCCTATTTTCAAAGTAAATGAAAACATTCCTATTTCAAAACTTTTAGATTTATTCTTATCAAGAAAAGAACAACTATTTTTAGTTGTTGATAACTATGGTCAAACTGAGGGTGTTGTAACCTTAGAAGATGCGATTGAGACTCTTTTAGGAATAGAAATAGTTGATGAACATGACCAAAATATCGACATGAGACAAGTTGCAAAAAATAGGATGAAACTTGTAAGAAACAATATTCTAAAAAAGAAAACTACTAACTAA
- a CDS encoding response regulator transcription factor, protein MENMEHIVKLKEIAKNHTILFVEDSKALQKQIMKFLSKLFKEVYVASDGQEGLIMYEDKKPDLILTDLTMPKMTGHEMIREIKKINPDAEIIILSAHSDSETLMKSFHIGVSDFIAKPVNAPKMITVFLKVLSNLKRKEYQFLELAGGVGELSKDSSEILKFLYENGTKLDIVNHYKGVPIINSGKIVKIEDDNITLRTTNIQLLAIKEEGFAILDSSLVSEDIKCSLVEIKNDDYEVVLKKEEVFYPDSKQRDEIIVQPHESMKAYILKDAKTRIEVKVLGISRKELFLNMEEDKFIYDKHDVLKLVLILSIDENQKPIEYLNLNLTLFKIDHQDNNSVDMRVLIKEENVKTESTLQKFIFKREAELIEEFKEKFQHS, encoded by the coding sequence ATGGAAAATATGGAACATATAGTTAAGTTAAAAGAAATCGCAAAAAATCATACAATACTTTTTGTTGAAGATAGTAAGGCTTTACAAAAACAAATAATGAAGTTTTTAAGTAAACTATTTAAAGAAGTTTATGTAGCTTCTGATGGACAAGAAGGCTTAATAATGTATGAAGATAAAAAGCCCGATTTAATTTTGACTGATCTTACGATGCCAAAGATGACAGGTCATGAAATGATAAGAGAAATAAAAAAAATAAATCCTGATGCTGAAATTATAATCTTGTCAGCTCACTCAGATAGTGAAACTTTAATGAAGTCTTTTCATATAGGAGTTAGTGATTTTATAGCAAAGCCTGTTAATGCTCCCAAAATGATAACTGTTTTTCTAAAAGTATTATCAAATCTGAAAAGAAAAGAGTACCAGTTTCTAGAGTTAGCTGGAGGAGTAGGTGAGTTAAGTAAGGATAGTTCAGAGATTTTAAAGTTTTTATATGAGAATGGCACGAAATTAGATATTGTAAATCATTATAAAGGCGTACCAATAATAAATAGTGGCAAAATAGTAAAAATAGAAGATGATAATATTACTTTAAGAACTACAAATATTCAACTTCTAGCAATCAAAGAAGAAGGTTTTGCTATTCTTGATTCCTCACTAGTTAGTGAAGATATAAAATGCTCACTAGTAGAGATAAAAAATGATGACTATGAAGTAGTGTTAAAAAAAGAAGAAGTGTTTTATCCTGATTCTAAACAAAGGGATGAGATAATAGTTCAACCCCACGAATCCATGAAAGCTTATATTTTAAAAGATGCTAAAACAAGAATTGAAGTTAAGGTTTTAGGTATTTCAAGAAAAGAATTATTTTTAAATATGGAAGAAGACAAATTTATTTACGATAAACATGATGTATTAAAACTGGTGCTTATTTTATCAATTGATGAAAATCAAAAACCAATTGAGTATTTAAATTTAAATCTTACTTTATTTAAAATTGATCACCAAGATAATAATAGTGTGGATATGAGAGTTTTAATAAAAGAAGAAAATGTTAAAACAGAATCTACTTTACAAAAATTTATTTTTAAAAGAGAAGCAGAATTAATCGAAGAATTTAAAGAAAAATTCCAGCATTCATAG
- a CDS encoding DUF2214 family protein, whose amino-acid sequence MEDLIVRYFHFIGIIFLSGTLAHQHLLLRGDVTNANFKDVCKTDIFYGLSALVVLITGLLLWLGVGKEASFYSSNPLFHVKFTMFVLMALFSIVPTMYYRKNKNTTDEIVVIPKKIVMFQRVQLLFLILIPILGVLIAAGNGHNS is encoded by the coding sequence TTGGAAGATTTAATTGTTAGATATTTTCATTTTATTGGAATTATATTTTTAAGTGGTACTTTAGCTCATCAACATTTACTTTTAAGAGGTGATGTTACAAACGCAAACTTTAAAGATGTATGTAAAACAGATATTTTTTATGGTTTAAGTGCCTTAGTTGTATTAATAACAGGTCTTTTATTATGGTTAGGAGTTGGAAAAGAAGCTAGCTTTTATAGTTCAAATCCACTTTTTCATGTAAAATTTACTATGTTTGTTCTTATGGCTTTATTTTCAATAGTTCCAACAATGTATTATCGTAAAAATAAGAATACTACAGATGAAATTGTAGTTATTCCTAAAAAAATAGTTATGTTTCAAAGAGTACAATTACTATTTTTAATTTTAATACCAATCCTAGGTGTATTAATAGCAGCAGGAAATGGACATAACTCTTAA